The sequence GTGAAACCCCAGACTGTCACATTAAATAACCTATAAAACATATCACAATACCCATGCCTACCGGATTTGCCTTCCAGCTTGACGGTCTCGTTGATATATCCAAGGTTGGCATCAACTTTCCCAGTGTAGgactgcagctggcaggagccaGCAAGAGCCACGgtccagctcccagcagcagtgctcttCACTGTGATGACCACTTCGATGGGTTCACCAGGATACAAAGGTTTTTCGTTGGTTATCGCAAGCTCGACCCCGCTCTTGGGGACCACCTCATCTTGGACAAAAGCCCTGCCATCCACGTTGTCTAAGCCCGCAGACATGGGACGAATCGCACTGAAGCCTGAACGAGGTACCAGCCCTGAAGGTTGTAGGTAGGAATTCGCTTTCTGCATGGATGCCCTTTCCTGTGAGCTGCCTGGGTGaaggaaaaaagctgtttgAGAGCTGTATCCCAGTACCCTCAGCCAAAaccaccttcccttcccttgattcatgcttctgctgctgagctgtctgGGCACCAACCACCTCCAGCCTCAGCTCAGGACACCCCCTTTGTTTATGTCACCACTGGTAGCATTTTGGACCAGTGAGCTTCTGGAAAAATTTTCCCCAAGGAAGTCACTTTTAGAGGCTTGATGCTCCTTAAATTTTCTAGCCTGAGATGTTCCCACTCCTCAGGGGGAAGGGTTTAATAGTCCATATGAAAGCTATGGACTTGTAGTTATGGGAACATAAAAGGGAAGGGTTCAGTAATCCAGCATGGCTGGATCTGAGGCAGGGAGAACCATGGGGAGGGAGTtatcatcatcttttttttccaatacattgtggggaatggaaaggaaagaaggaaagaaagaagctgcaGTGTGTCAGACCACCAGGTTTGTCACTCAGCCCCTCTCTCCCACAGCCTGCAGGCTTGCTCACTCCTGTCCCCGATGAGCAGCCTATAGATGTCACTGCAGCCATGAAGAtgcctgggagcagagctgcctcccTGGCTCTCCATCCCTGATGGGGTGGGTTTGACACAGCAGATGCGTTGTGGGGTGACCCACGCAGCCAGGGACCTCCTCAGCACTGCTTTGGGAGATGGGGGCAGTCACCTTCAGGGAACTTGTACTGCCGGGTGATGTCTTCCCGACGGTTCTGCCCCACGGCTTTTGTGCTGATGTTGGCGCCGATGCTCTGGCTCTCCACGTTCAGCTTGACGTACTTCCTCCTGCCGTTCTCCTCCGTGACACGCCAGTAGACTTTGTCGGCGTTCACTTCGGCATACACAAACTTGCTGTCGTAGGGCAAATACACCTCCCCGTCTCGGATGGCCTTCAGTGGGCATGGGCCGCACTGGAAAATACCTAAAAATCACATTCAACACCATTTGCCTTGTCAAACATGAGCAGAGCCTCCAACTTTTATTCTACCACCCTGAAAAGGGTTATGTAGCCAGTTTTAGTAGCAAATACTCCTTCAACCCAGCTATAAAGCCCAAATTCCCCTACAATAGCTgtctggtatttattttatagagGAACAAAGTCTGATAAGAGCTTTTACATGTTTTCCACCACTTAAATCATCTGGGGTGCTTTTGCCAAGGCTGGGCTCCCTTCTCCGCCCTAGGTACTGGCTGATTTTCACAGGTCCAAACTCACTCAAGCCCACTCAATGTCAATGCACCCATGGCCACACCATCTTTAGATGCACCCTGAATCTGAGGCcctcaaaaatgttttgtcagcacaaaaacatgtttatttacACATTCACATCCCCACAGTATCCTACTAGGCTTGTTTTCTGCCTGCCAGGAAACACCATTCCCTCCTTCCTGGGCTGAGATGGCAGGAGTGGGACCACCAGCTTTAGGGTGTCACTGCCTGGGTGCGGGAAGATGCGCAGGGGCAGCATGTGCTTTGCTGACTGGGGACCACAATTTCCACACAAAGCATCCCTGACACCCTCAGGAATTGCAGAAGAGCCTTCCTAGGCCAATCCTACCTTGGCTTTGCTCCTGAGGGGTTGAATCGATTGCCTGCCAGCCATCAAACCCTGAAGGCAAGTCCTTCCGCTTCATCCAGACATCGTTCCACACGTGGAAGTTCCTGCAAGAGTTTGGGTTGCAAAGAAAAGGAGTGCACTGTTATAGGCAGCAGCTGTGATCTCCTCGGCTTAGTCCTTCCAGAGGGCAGGTTTAATGGGGATTTGCATGTAGCCCTATGAAACCCTGtgagctttctctctctccccagcaACAAACCCGAGGCAGTAGGGAAGCAGTCAGAGGAaaggctgctggggctggggagcgcAGCGCTGCAGGGCAGCGTGGCACAGGGGGGGGGCTAGGAAGGGTTGGCCCTCTTTGTCCGTACCAGACAGAGTCGACGGACATCCATTTCAGCTTCTCTCCCTTTTCGTTCAGGTAGACGTCAACTCTCAGGTTCTCGTCTGTGTCGTGAGCCGAGTTGAAGTTGCTCACGCTCCGGGCTGGGATCCCCAGGCAGCGCATGACTGTGACAGGGACAGACAAACCAGGGGGTCACAAAATCACCTCACCCAAGCCCCcgctcaagcagggccacctagagccGGTAGGTGGCTTCTGAATATCCCCAAGGAGGGATCCCCAACCTGCACCAGTGCCCCACAgcccacacagcacagaggcgctgcctggtgttcagagggagcctcctgtcCTCCATTTTGTGCCCAtcgcctcttgtcctggcatgGGGCACTGCTAGGAAGAGCTGGGCTCTGATGGCTTCACTCCCTCCCGTGGGGTATTTGTACCCATGGATCAGACCTCTGAGCCTTCTCCACaacaggctgagcagtcccagctccctccttaCATGACAGATGCCTCAACCCCTTCATGAAAACACTAGGACCAAGAGCATGTAGAGGTTTCCCCACCACCTCTGGAGCCTGGGGGTGTGGTAATTTGGGTCACTAGCGCAGTAATTAGGATATCAGGCAGAGAGACAGTTCACCCTTTACCTGTAGTGAGGACTCCTGAGAAGACCCAGCATTGACCGAAACCAACTGGCTTCTTCGTCTTGTAATACTGCTGCAAAATGGCAACGCTCCCGATCCATTCCATGGGAGAGGTCCCGTTTTCGTACTTCCCCGACCAGTTCCCCAGCAGGACTCCGTTTTCATCATTGGCATTCACCTATGGCCACACACATGCAGAAGAGACAGATTCAGGGATGAGGCAAAATGAGGTTTAAACCTTGGGGTCCATGCCTGGTTCACAACTCTCCAACAAGGCTGCTGACACCAGCTGGGGGCTTCCCTGCTTGGAGACACTCCAGAGTTTCCAGATATCCAGATCTCTGGATATCCAGAGAGGGAGATGGCACTGCTGCTTGGGGCAGCCATAGCACACACTGCATTTTGCATCCTAGAGTCCAGGGATCCCAGAAGGATCCCACCACAGAGAGAAGTTGCCCCTCAAAACACAGTGTTGGCTAGGGAAGGACAACCATCAGGGCAGCTGCAAGCTTTAGAGACagggaaatgtattttgcttGCCTCTTCCCTCCACCCAAAATGCCTCTGGCTCTTTCCTTGCAGTTTTGGATTCATCCTGAAATGGTGTTCAAATCcccaaggaagaaaatagcaagcaagaaggaggagggaaagcaggAGGGGCAAATCACTTCTGCTCTGAGAGAACCATACCAAAGCAGACATGGCTCTGGACACAATCACAGGATCCCTTCTACTGCTCATCTTCAGTTTACTTTTGTCCAGCAGGTACATGCAGGCATCCAGGATGGATTCCTCAAactgttttggaaagaaaatggagaaattttTACACATCTCTGAAAGAGAATTTTCTCAATCAACATGAAGTCTACCTAGGTACTTGAAGGAAACCGTCTGACTAGACCCAACTTCTGAACTTCCTTGTCAATATTGAATGAACCTAGTTCTGGAGCCCATGGGGCATCCTAAAGCTGTTCTCTCCAAAGAAGGGCTTAAATGAAAACCCACCATGAGTGAAAAAAGCCTGTGCCATGTGTCTTGCAAGCATAGGTGGAACCTGACCCAGCAACTCTTTACTCCTGTGAGTAGTCCTAAGTCACGTAAGTCATCTCCCTGAAGCCTTGGACATTACTCACTTGAATAATGAAAATTCAAGACAGCTACAGATATTCAGTCTATTGGCATAGGTACGAAATatactggagaagaaaaaaagaaaaaaaaaaaaaaaaaaaaagagtacctaaatgcaaaatatgatAGCAAAAGTTTCCTAATTAGCAATTAAGGCTGCCTTAGGTTGAGCTCGTAGAGATGTCAGATATCCTACACACTGAAACTTGGCAAAATATCAGTGTCAATTCTCCAGTTAGGGTAAGAACAGCCCTATGGACAATGCCCTTTGGCACTTTTGTGGGAAAAGTCATAACTGTGAGGACTTTCGCTGCACTCCACGACTGCCAGAGCAGGGAGTATGCCTTAGGGGAACCTTTTGGCCAGAAATGCTCCATTCTCAGTCTCCATAGCCTTTGCCAGGGGTCTGCCAATCTGATTACAAATATGCTACTAAGCTCTGTTCTcaggccagggctggggaaaaTGCTTGAGTGGAAAGATTACTCTAAGCAGGCGAGCTTTTCCAGTGACACTGGGGGGATTACTCAAGTACTTTGAGCTGCTCATGGGCTTAGACTGTTTATGGATTCATTTAAACAAATGCCAAACAGAAAGAGTGAATAGGGGTAATAAGGCCAAGGGGAGGGCTGTGCCTTACCTGCCCAAAATTCCAGGGTCTACCGTGTATGCTGTATACAGACCCAACATAGATGTAACCCGTATCATTGAGCACATACTCATTTCTCTCAGCCTCATTGGACAGGAAGACGATAtcagctgacaaaaaaaaaaaaaaatgtagatgttAGTTGATTTTTCACACCTACTATACGAAGATTTTCCTGGAAAGTGAAGCAGTGGGAGCTGGAGGTCTGTAGTGCTCACACCACTTGATGGCTGCTCAGTACTCATGCTTTTCTGCCTATCGTTGAAGGGTTTCCTCTAAGACTACTCTTTATTTTAAGCTCCGAGGGCTCCCCAGCAAGGAGCTGGCTCATGGCTCTTGCTCCAGGGGGATGCTGCTTGCAGCATTTTAGGGAGAAGAGGGGATGCACataggaagaagaagaggagaagctCCCCCAGGGACAGTCCCGCACAGCAGTAATCATAACCCCAGTTGCTGGACCGCCCTCCTTACTTTCACACCAGGGGTTGAACAGAAGGTAGACGGTGTTGTTTTCGGGCTTGTAAACGTTAGATCCAGTCTTCACGCTCAGGCCGTATTTTCCCACCGGGGCATCAGCTGCGCTGGTGACGGACAGCAGGCACTGGGGAGGTGACAAGGAGACAGGACATGACCAACCCTCCGCAATGGCACTGATGCAGCACCGCGGGGATGGGGTGCATCCTGCATGCCcagcaggagggctggaaaTTAAATGGGGCAAAGCTGCTGCCCGTCAAAAACCACGGGGCAGAGGCAAAGCAGGatgggggctctgggggcttgCTCAGttgctcccagtgctgccccGTGCCCTACCTCTGTGCCGCTGGTCTTGGCGATGGTGATGTGCCACCCACTGGTGTCCCTCGTGCTCCTGGGGTTGAGTGACATCAGGGTCCCCAGGGGCTTCATCGGCCTctcccctggaaaaaaaaaaaaaaaaaaaaaaaaaaaaaacacgacaCGTTACATGGGTTTGCAGGGACAGAGAGGTGCCGGGGGCTCTCCTGTTTTGTGCCAGGCTTACCTATGCTGAAATGCAGCGCCAGCTTGTCGCTGGCCCGCAGCGCCCTGCTGAgggtgagctgcagcaggaaagcCTGTCCTCGGCGCACCACCAGGCTCGTCGTTTCGTACGCATCCGTGTGGTGCTGGGCCGAGTTCTGGCTCTTCAGGAAGTCAACGTTGGTGACCTTCAGGTCGCTCTCTGGAAGATCATGtgtggagagggagaaaaaaaagaagaaatgaggagGGGGTGTTGGTAAACTGGTCAGCACAGGCAGTTTTCTCCCTGTCAGAGCTGTGTGGGTCATGAAAACATCTGGGTGCATGGTGATCCTGCGAGGCTGCTCATCAGGGGAATGATGAGCAGATGGCACAAGAGCAAAAAGCAATGCCACCCTCGCTCCTACCCCTGGGTCTGGAGCACCCCAGCTCATGATCCAGGCATGGGGGACCAGGGAATTGCGCTGGCAGTGACCAGAACCACCCTCCTGCAACAGAGTGGCTGCTTTACCACAAAGCAAACTTGGCCTTGACACAGAaacacctttttattattttgctttttcttttttttcctcttcttttgttttgttttgtttttgcagctgtgGAGCAGATGCCAAAGGGAACGGTGCCCCAGGCACTCTACACACAGCAATGCATTTTCCTCATGTTGGTTCCCTTGACACTAGGCAACACCtttccctgcacagccctgtccccaaaGAGGTGCCAACCCCTGagagccagctcctgctgtccAGGAAGATGCCACTACTGCCAGTTTTGTTGTAACACCGAAACTCTTGCTTTTGCAATGGTCCTGGGAAACAGAGCGGGGACAGCACACCCACGTCccatcccagcagctgctgctatGCTCCTGGATCACCCCCATAGTGCAGCCCCCCAAATATCCTGACCCCCACAGCGTCCCCTCCTGCTTTCCCccaccagcccagctgctctgctcgtGGTGACACCAACACATCCTGTTTGCTGTGTGCCCGTGCCATGCTGAGCATGAGGAGGGGCAACTCCTGGAGTGCTACAAATGGGTCTTTGTTACTGCAGGtatttaacagcagcagcagcagcagtcagaggaggaggagatttAATAACATTCAAAGGTGGTGCTCCCAAGTGGCCCCCGATAGCACGGGGCAGCTTAAAAATTAATCCCAGCTGCTGTGATTTTACCTCCAAGTCAAAGACTCGCCTTATATTGGTGTTGAATGCATCCGTCATGATTATCAGATAATGATTAACAGCAGCTGTAATTGCTCCTGGCAGGATGTAGCGCACGCAGCCAAGCTGGAAGTGAACCAAATGTGGTTCCCCCTGATGACCGCTGAGCTGCCCGTGTCTTGGGGCTGCCTAAGACCTGGGAGATGGGGCTCCTCAGGACACTGAGGCTGGTTCTTCATGTTTCTCCTCCAAAAATATTCCCAAATAATATCACAGATGTCATTAATCAACCTCTAAAGGCAGCCTGTGCACGTGAACCTTTgcaaggatattttttttcccccatcgACTTGGCTTCTCCATGCAGGAACAAAGAGAGCCCTCTGCTCTCCATCAAGGTGTGGACCTGGGGGTTCCTGTGCCAGGCTTTGGGAGGCTGCCCAGGTGTGGCAGGAAAATCCAGAGCATGCCAGGACGTGGCTACATATCTTTGGAAGTGTCAAACCTTGTCTTGTCTCTGCCCATGAAGCCTCCTTAGAGGCTAAATACTGTGTAAACAGCAGGGAGTAGCAGTGTTAAACAAGCACTGGGCTCACGAGTGATTCAGACACAGATGTGGGAGAGTCAGGAAATTTGAAAAGGCTTGCGATAACTTAGGAATAAAGCAGTCAAAGGTATAATGGCTTAAGGGATTAGGTCACAAAACGGCTTGACAGTTTTACACAGCACCCAGCAACCGCGCCAAGGCGAGCATCAGCAACAGCCAGCCCTAGCGTCGGGGAGGCTGCGatctgctggtggctgctgcacAGGCAGCGCCGTGGgagagaggctgcaggaggggctgggtCCACAACAGGCTGGGATCGAGGCTGAAGTCAAAGCTGCAAACAAGGCTGCAATAGCTCTGACCTGTGCTGCACAGTGACTACAGCTCTGAGCACACCAAGCGTACCGTGCAGCGGTCCACACCAGGCTCCTGCCTCCCTGGATTCCCTCCTGTTTACTTTATAAACCATATTTATCTTAAAGGTGAAAGAATTATCCGAAACACAGCAAGTAGACTTAAAATTAACCATCGGCTTTCACTCACTGACTGCCTTTTGGAGGACTTTGTGTTTGCTTGCTCCATGCCAAATGCCAATCTCGGGCTCATGCTTTGCATGATGGGGCATGGCGGATGCCAAAAATTTCAGCAGGAATTGTCCAGTTGTTCACAATTGTCCATTGGTGAAGTAGAAGTGGCTTTTCCTCAGAATTAACTAATCCTCAGAACCAGGGCTGCTTGCTCCTGCTCCTTTCTAAAGCTCTGGTGAGCCCTTGCTGGGCTGAGATGCTCGGATGGGAAGCGGCAGCCAAACACAGCCTCCCGCTGCTCAAGGAATCCATTTGGCTTTCCTAACTAAGGGActatattttaaacttttttttttttttttttttttttttggatatcATTGATGTTGAGGATGCTGAGAGAAAAAtgtgcagagatttttttttaattattattagttttttgAAGCACACCCTGACAGGTCCGAGCGCTGCACTGGGGAGCTGCGACTGCCCAGGGCTGCGTGCCAGTTGTGCCACGCTTATTTCTGAGAAAGCACACATACAGTGCCCTATGATCTGGTTGGCATGGCCTTCCACGCTGAGGAATGCCAGGGAGCCGGGTGGCAGCATTCCCTCTCTGCGTCCCAACAGGCTTCGCCAGCACCCGCCCTCTCCGGGCAGCCCTGTTTTGGgctgccttcccctgctgcctgcaggcacccTGGCTGTGAGCACAGGAATTCATGGTTTATAGCAGAGAGATGCTCTGATATAGATTTATATTatacatttgcatattttttctcctagttTCATGATTTAACCCTCATGGAGGCATCATGACCTGACTAACAGCCTCGTCATTACAGCCCCAAACGCCGTATC comes from Aythya fuligula isolate bAytFul2 chromosome 2, bAytFul2.pri, whole genome shotgun sequence and encodes:
- the TGM4 gene encoding LOW QUALITY PROTEIN: protein-glutamine gamma-glutamyltransferase 4 (The sequence of the model RefSeq protein was modified relative to this genomic sequence to represent the inferred CDS: substituted 1 base at 1 genomic stop codon), translated to MSRQFELSSTEHGVMNFLSLTPPLGSGPADTSEPDTDKKGSQPSSSCMLRAGVLQTQGXERGWHCFLLLCHLLIIPLMSSFSLSTHDLPESDLKVTNVDFLKSQNSAQHHTDAYETTSLVVRRGQAFLLQLTLSRALRASDKLALHFSIGERPMKPLGTLMSLNPRSTRDTSGWHITIAKTSGTECLLSVTSAADAPVGKYGLSVKTGSNVYKPENNTVYLLFNPWCETDIVFLSNEAERNEYVLNDTGYIYVGSVYSIHGRPWNFGQFEESILDACMYLLDKSKLKMSSRRDPVIVSRAMSALVNANDENGVLLGNWSGKYENGTSPMEWIGSVAILQQYYKTKKPVGFGQCWVFSGVLTTVMRCLGIPARSVSNFNSAHDTDENLRVDVYLNEKGEKLKWMSVDSVWNFHVWNDVWMKRKDLPSGFDGWQAIDSTPQEQSQGIFQCGPCPLKAIRDGEVYLPYDSKFVYAEVNADKVYWRVTEENGRRKYVKLNVESQSIGANISTKAVGQNRREDITRQYKFPEGSSQERASMQKANSYLQPSGLVPRSGFSAIRPMSAGLDNVDGRAFVQDEVVPKSGVELAITNEKPLYPGEPIEVVITVKSTAAGSWTVALAGSCQLQSYTGKVDANLGYINETVKLEGKSEVRVPLKIKPDAYMKALAAAEDEEHIHVTAIAEIQGTPEKLTKEEALSFEYPPIQVQMPETAKLNKDFTCAFIFKNKLNVPLDNCKLMVEGLGMFKMATFEEGDVQPGRIIKSEVICTPTRAGEKKIVAKLTSNQVKTISVEKAITITH